GCAGGCGCATGAAGTCGAAGCCGGCGCGAAAGCGCGGCTGATCCACCAGGCTGAACGGCGTGCTGCCGGTGCGCTTCTCGAAGCGCGGCTGCATCATCCAGATTTCGCGCATGTCGGCGGCCAGCTTGCCTCGGCCCGAGACGTCGCCGATGCGGGCGTTGAACACGTCGTCGATCGCGTCCTGCAGCGCGGGGAACGAATGCTGGCGCTGCTTGAGGCGCGCCGCCCAGCCGTCGCGCACGTCGGCCCACAGCACGCAGGCCAGCAGGAAGCTCGGCGCCACCGGCTTGCCCTCGCCGACGCGGCGGTCGGTGTCCTGCAGCGCGGCCTTCACGAAGGTCTGCTCGGCACGCTCCACCACCACGTCCAGCAGCGGGTAGATGCCGCGCGCCAGGCCCAGCTTCTTGAGCTGCTCGATGGTGGCCAGCGCATGGCCGGTCTGCAGCAGCTTGAGCATCTCGTCGAACAGCCGGCTCTGCGGCACATCGGCCAGCAGCGCCTGCGACTCGACCAGCGGCGCGGCGGTCTTGGCCTCGAGCTTGAAGCCCAGCGGGCTGAGCTTGGCGGCGAAGCGCACGGCGCGGATGATGCGCACCGGGTCTTCACGGTAGCGCGCCACCGGGTCGCCGATCATGCGCAGCGTCTTCTTCTTGGCGTCCTTGATGCCGCCGTGGTAGTCGACCACGATCTGCGTCTCGGGGTCGTAGTACATGGCATTGATGGTGAAGTCGCGCCGCGTGGCGTCTTCGTCCTGCGGGCCCCAGACGTTGTCGCGCAGCACGCGGCCGCTCGAATCCACCGCGTGCTTCATGCCGGCGAGTTCGCTCTTGCTGGTCTTCTCGTTGCCGGCCACCTGCTCGGCCGCCGCATTGTCGAGGTAGGCGCGGAAGGTGGACACCTCGATCACCTCGTGCTCGCGGCCGCGGCCGTAGACCACGTGCACGATGCGAAAGCGCCGCCCGATGATGAAGGCGCGGCGGAACAGGCCCTTGACCTGCTCGGGCGTGGCCTTGGTGGCCACGTCGAAATCCTTGGGCTTCAGGCCCAGCAGCAGGTCGCGCACGGCGCCGCCGACGATGTAGGCCTCATGGCCGGCCTGCTTGAGGGTGTGCACCACGTTGAGCGCGCGTTCGTCCACCAGCGCCGGGTCGATGCCGTGCACGTCGGGGCCGATTTCCTCGCGCTTGCCGAACCTGGGCGCCTTGCCCCTGGAAGCCGCTGCGGTCTTGCCCAGCAGCTTGTCGATGAATTTTTTGATCATGAAACTTTGAAAGGCTGGCTGCCATGGGCCCGGGCAGGTCCGGACAGGCCGCGTCCTCAGCTGATTTTAGGAAACAGGTCCAGTATGCGCCATCCGCGCCCGGCGGCCACGGCGCGCAGCCGGTCGTCGGGGTTGGTGGCCACCGGATGGTCCACCTTCTCCATCAGGGCCAGGTCGTTGATGGAATCGGTGTAGAAAGTGCTCTCCACGTCGCGCCAGCCCAGG
This Variovorax terrae DNA region includes the following protein-coding sequences:
- the pcnB gene encoding polynucleotide adenylyltransferase PcnB, whose translation is MIKKFIDKLLGKTAAASRGKAPRFGKREEIGPDVHGIDPALVDERALNVVHTLKQAGHEAYIVGGAVRDLLLGLKPKDFDVATKATPEQVKGLFRRAFIIGRRFRIVHVVYGRGREHEVIEVSTFRAYLDNAAAEQVAGNEKTSKSELAGMKHAVDSSGRVLRDNVWGPQDEDATRRDFTINAMYYDPETQIVVDYHGGIKDAKKKTLRMIGDPVARYREDPVRIIRAVRFAAKLSPLGFKLEAKTAAPLVESQALLADVPQSRLFDEMLKLLQTGHALATIEQLKKLGLARGIYPLLDVVVERAEQTFVKAALQDTDRRVGEGKPVAPSFLLACVLWADVRDGWAARLKQRQHSFPALQDAIDDVFNARIGDVSGRGKLAADMREIWMMQPRFEKRTGSTPFSLVDQPRFRAGFDFMRLRADAGEVDEALADWWQEFSTASDAGREDLVQQAKAGQPRAPARAAREPREPREPRVHRVPADPAAGPAPEAGEPPATEGDAPARKRRRRRRKPGGGEGAGAGSEPA